DNA from Lineus longissimus chromosome 7, tnLinLong1.2, whole genome shotgun sequence:
TACGCCCATTGTAAAGTGTTACAGTTACGATGGTATCGACTTCTTGTAATCcagaaaataaaacatttcgGAAATGATTGTCTCTGCCTTACGCTACACCTACGTATACCAGTTCAGTGTATAGTGCATCACTGGTGGAAATGGGTGGAGCTGTGTGTTTCTAGATTGCCTATGGTGAAAATCTTTTGATGGTATGATAAATGATGCCAGGGTATGGAATCTAGGTGTATAATTTCATAGGCAGATATATGATCAATGATGTAAACAGTGCGTTGGGTGTGTGTATATAGATCATTGGTAGACGTACAATATAAAGGCAgatttgtttgaattttttttgtcAATAATTTGTTTGTATTCTCTGGTGTTGTTGGGGTGGATCCTTGAGTATGTGGATGAGTGGGCGTCAATTCGACACAACACCAGCCTTCAAAGGATGGCCTAATAAGGCATGCTGTAAAAAAGTGATATTCCACTCTTCTTGTTGAGCCCTTCAAGAGCGGTCTACCACCACGTCTTTCTGGCCAGCACTTGTCCTCCGCAAGAGAAGAACAGATGAAAAGACATGTGGACAAGTATCCTAGTCTGTGATTAGAATGGCTCATCTCGAGCCCTGAAGGTGACAATAACGTCTCCCAAGCTTTTtgtcttgaagacaggcccctGTTATGTGACTAGTCAAAGGTCTAATCTGCATGGCTTCAAACTCATTGTTCACCATGTAATAACACAATCTTGCATCGAAGCGTGTTTCAGGAGTACcctgatgatggtgatgattatgGCGCTGACCAGTTAGCTTTGATCTCCTCAGATCAGAAGTCTCATGTTGTTCTCTGTTGATCTATTTTCAGGTTGAATTAGCGCTATGGGATACAGCTGGACAAGAAGATTATGATCGCCTGCGACCACTCTCATACCCTGACACGGATGTCATACTGATGTGTTTCTCAGTAGACAGCCCCGACAGTTTAGAAAACATCCCAGAGAAGTGGACACCAGAGGTGCGACACTTTTGTCCCAACGTTCCAATCATATTAGTCGGGAACAAGAAAGATCTTCGCAATGATGAAAACACGAAACGTGAGCTGATGAAGATGAAGCAGGAGCCAGTTCGCCCAGAAGAAGGGCGGGCAATGTCAGAAAAAATCAATGCCTATAGCTATTTGGAATGTTCTGCTAAGACCAAGGATGGGGTTAGGGAAGTGTTTGAAACAGCCACACGTGCAGCACTGCAggtcaagaagaaaaagaagggtGGTTGTCTGCTGTTGTAAGCTCTACTTATACCCACGGGTGAAGCAAGCTATGCATCACTCAAATGCACTTGGTTCTATTGGACTTTGTAAATGATTTGATGGTCACTGGGGACACTAGTATTTTGAAAGTTGAGGGGTTTGTCAGTGGATGCTTAAATATTGGTAGATGTGACGCAGTCGCCGTGTGTTTCCTGTCTTTTCATGACTTAGGAAAGATGTCCTCTTGACCCTGTGCATGCAATACTCATTTGTCTTTGCCCATCCATTGGTGTTGGCATTATGCACCTCATGAAAAAGGCTTCGACTATTACTCGGGCATCTTGATGTTTCAAGGGTTAAAATTCTCACAATTTTGATGTCCTCATTACAAATCGTGAATGTTAACCCTTGATTGGTCCAGGTGTTCTCTACGTGTTCCGTACATGTCTTGATT
Protein-coding regions in this window:
- the LOC135491155 gene encoding ras-like GTP-binding protein RHO isoform X2, with amino-acid sequence MAAIRKKLVIVGDGACGKTCLLIVFSKDQFPEVYVPTVFENYVADIEVDGKQVELALWDTAGQEDYDRLRPLSYPDTDVILMCFSVDSPDSLENIPEKWTPEVRHFCPNVPIILVGNKKDLRNDENTKRELMKMKQEPVRPEEGRAMSEKINAYSYLECSAKTKDGVREVFETATRAALQVKKKKKGGCLLL